TATTCTTTAATGGTCCTTCGTATTTTGCTCCTTCTTTTTTGGCTGAGTAGGGCCAGGTAATCGTAATTGTTCCGACGGATTTTCTCTAAATCTACATAGTATGATCTGGCCTGTTCCGTTTTTACATCATATTTCTTGTTTAAGTTCCCGTTCATGATTATGTTCGGCTGGTATATCGACGAGCATCTCGTCATAAGGAATTCATCCCATTCGAGAGGTATCCCTTCGAGTATAGACTCGAGGGATATTTCGATTTTCGGGTCGATCAGCATCGAGTTATATTCGATGTAAACCGAGTCGAAGTGTGGAATCAGCGTTTGATTGAGTGCAAGCTGTCTGAATTTGAGAAACCTGTGCCGGGTTGTCGTTCGGGAACCGAGAAAGAAAGCAATGACCGGAGATTCGTTCGAGTAGCCCACAGCCAGAAAGAGCTTACAGTCGGTCGGCAAGCTTTTCAGCCATAGCTCTGTCCAGGGCCATGCGAGATAATAGGAATGCGGGCATTTGTTCAACAGGTCGGCCCAGATTTCCTTCACGGTGCCGAATTGTGAAAAAGGGTTGTACAGTTTAAAAACGATTGAGTTCATATTTCCCTAATCATGGAGCCGTTCCAATCGCTTTTGCCTGTATGAAATCGCCGAATCAATGCTTTTTCCCCGACCTGATGGCGTCTATAACGCTCGCCGCCCTGTATTTCATATCTCTTTTCCGGATTGTAATGGTTTGCATCTCGTTATGATCGGTCGAGAGGGATTTTCTATAGCTATCGTCTCCTTCGAGGAAATCGTAGCTGTTAAGGCCCAACCTGGCATTATGCATGATTGCAAAACTGTGACAGACCAGCCCCGATCTGTATAAATTGCCCGGCAAGTAATTGAACCCACATATATAAAAATATACCTTCCCCTCGTAAATCAGATTGTAGATACATCCGAGGACGTGGGCGCCGGCGGATACTTTGATTAGTTGAATTTCTCCGTGTTCAAAACGTCGGGAGATCAGATTTTTATGGAAGTCGATTATATACGAGTCCGACAGGGCGCCGGTGTGCCCTTCTTCCGTCCATGTTTTCTGGTGTATTTCCGTTAGCTCGTCGAATAATGCGAGCGCCTCGTCGGTGTTCGCCGCTATAGCGATCTCGATCGCCCCGAATTTTTCGTATTCTTTGATCGAGCGGCGAATTTGCTGTCGCCTGTTTGGGCTCAAGAGACCGAAGTAATCGTCGTCGTTGCTGCGGATTTTATTCAAATCGACATAAAAGGATTCACACGTGTGGATTTCCAAATGATATTTTTTATCCAAATCGTCATCTATGATTAAGTTAGGCTGGAAAACCGGAGAACATCTCAGAATGCTGAATTCATCCCATGATTTTACAGGGAGATTTTCCAACAGGGAGCCCAGGGTTATTGTGATTTCAGGGTCGATCAGGATTCCGTTGTATTCGATCCATATTATATCTATATTTGGAATGAAAGTTTGATTGATTGAAAGTTTTCGGAACTTAAAGAGTCTGTGCCGGGTTGTGGTTTGGGCCCCCAAAAAGAAGGCCACTACCGGCGATTTGTTTATGAAACCGGCTACAAGAGATAAGCTGCAGTTATCGGGCAGGCTTTTTATCCATAGCTCTGTCCACGGCCAGGCGAGATAATAAGAATGTGGACATTTTTTTAACATGGATGTCCAGATTTCTTTTACGTCGTCGAATTGGGAAAAGGGGCTGTATAGTTTAAACGCTATATCATCTACGTGATTATTCAATCTTCTCATTGCCGGACTAAATCGTATGGATTTAAGTGTTCGTTTATGGTAGACCCGAATATTAGGCTGAAAAATACCCTGCGTGCCGTAAAAGATTCGTAATGAACTATAATTATAGCAACATGCCGGGAAAATGGATAGTGTCCGAAAAAGGACTTTATACGCATTCCATGAAGAGAGACCCTGGGTACTTCATGCCCTGCCTCATGTCTTGACGCCGGCAATTCTGAATGTAATGAAATCGTGAACCCCGATTACAATGGAGGGCCCTAAACATAAGCCGGAACGGATCAGAAGCATCGTCTAGTGAAAAGATTGAGTTGGTTTTAAGAAGGGCGGATTGGCGTTTTTTGCTCCGCGACCCGAATCCCTCAAAAAGCGTCGTATTCGGGGAAGGAGCCCTGGCGGATGCTGCCGCCATGATATCGGGAACAATCGTCGGGTCGGGAGAAAGCCGTCACAGGAATGACTGCGACCTCGCCGTCGCTACCGAACCCGATTACAAGACCCTCGAGGAAGCATGGTCGTATCTGAAGCCCGGGGGGGCCGTTTATGCAGAATGGATCCTGAACCCGTTATCCGGAACGAACGATATCAGAAAAAAATTGGAATCCTTGGGATTCCGGGATGTAAAGTTCTATCTGCCAAAGCCTTCTCCGTTTAATTCGCCGCCCGCGATGTGGGTCCCGCTGGAGAATAAGGGAGCAATCGACTTCGTCGGTTACATCGATAAAACCGAGGACTTTTTCAGGCGGATGATTAAGGGGATGCGCCTCTTTCTCTGGTCGTTGAGACCGAAATTGTTCGCGCTCTATCCATGGTTTATAAGTCTTGAGCCGGGAAAGTTCGTGGTTTGTTCAGTCGCGGTCAAACCTGCCGGGAACGGCATGCTGGAGAAGACCGCCGCTCCCGAGTCTCTTTCCGGGGCCGGCGCATCGGCGGCCGGTTTGCAGGGCGTTATTGCCGCTTGTTCGGAAGGGCCGGGCCTCCAATCGGGATCGGAAGATGCGTCTATTTTCATCTTGTCCATAAGAGAAAGCATAGAGAAGGCTCTGCTGTTTATTTTCTCGGAAGAGGGTCTTGAGCCTTATATGGTGGTTAAAATAGCACGGACCAGAGAGCCGGATCTCGTATTGGATAACGGGGCACGGTTTCTGAAGGAAATCAACGAAAAATTCGATGACATAACGGGAATCCCGAGGATATTGTTTGTAGGACGCGTCTCGGGACTCTTCGCTGTGGCGGAAACGTTCATTGGCGGCATACAATCTTCGAGGGCCGTAAATAAATCCAATTATGAAGAATTGGCCATGAATGCAACTTCGTGGCTTGCTGATTTCGGCATGAAATCAAAAGTGGAAGCTTCGAGAAGCTGTGTATTCGACCGGATAATAAGGCCGGAACTTGAGAAAATCGAAATTATAACGAACCAAGTGCTGACGCCGGATGAGGCCCGGCGGACCAGGGATATAATCGAAAGCCTGGAACTGCCGTTCCTCGTTTGCCATCATGGGGATTTCGCTCCTCTGAATGTTCATATAAGCTCGAAGGGAGAACTAGGGGTTGTCGATTGGGACGACGGCCGATTCCACGGCATTCCGGCTTTTGACCTGATATTCTTTTTGACCTACCTGAATTTTCATCTCTATCGCGCCTGGAATTCGGGCAATTTCCTGGACTGCTACAGGAGGATGCTGGATTCCTCTTCTTTTACCGGCCGTATTTTTCAATCTTGCCTGGATCTATATAGAGATTCTTTGGGTATATCGGCGGAGGCCATGGACAGATTACGCCTGTTAACCTGGGTAACCAAATCTTTAGGATATCTGGATACCGATATACCCCGCTCGCAAGCGATAGAAGATATAAAGACGGGTTTTTCTCTTTCCCTGTGGAGGGAGGAGCTGAGGCGCTTCGGCTCGCTTTATGACGAATAGATTATAATTCGCATCCCCCGGGTGGGATAACCAAACGGTTTTCCGACCCC
The Thermodesulfobacteriota bacterium genome window above contains:
- a CDS encoding GNAT family N-acetyltransferase, giving the protein MNSIVFKLYNPFSQFGTVKEIWADLLNKCPHSYYLAWPWTELWLKSLPTDCKLFLAVGYSNESPVIAFFLGSRTTTRHRFLKFRQLALNQTLIPHFDSVYIEYNSMLIDPKIEISLESILEGIPLEWDEFLMTRCSSIYQPNIIMNGNLNKKYDVKTEQARSYYVDLEKIRRNNYDYLALLSQKRRSKIRRTIKEYEKIGEIRIRIAETVEEALEILDELIMLHQKRWTERGSRGVFSSEYIIDFNKDLVSKRFEYGEIQLIKISAGDHTLGCLYTIVYNQKVLGGQCGFDYIPGNLYSPGIVCHYYSILHNAYIGLSSYDFMDGEAQYKESLSTNYNEIRTTVIHKRNIKFRIENNLAKLLRMFRKENVTAGEKGQDDAGEEAARKT
- a CDS encoding GNAT family N-acetyltransferase; this translates as MRRLNNHVDDIAFKLYSPFSQFDDVKEIWTSMLKKCPHSYYLAWPWTELWIKSLPDNCSLSLVAGFINKSPVVAFFLGAQTTTRHRLFKFRKLSINQTFIPNIDIIWIEYNGILIDPEITITLGSLLENLPVKSWDEFSILRCSPVFQPNLIIDDDLDKKYHLEIHTCESFYVDLNKIRSNDDDYFGLLSPNRRQQIRRSIKEYEKFGAIEIAIAANTDEALALFDELTEIHQKTWTEEGHTGALSDSYIIDFHKNLISRRFEHGEIQLIKVSAGAHVLGCIYNLIYEGKVYFYICGFNYLPGNLYRSGLVCHSFAIMHNARLGLNSYDFLEGDDSYRKSLSTDHNEMQTITIRKRDMKYRAASVIDAIRSGKKH
- a CDS encoding phosphotransferase, giving the protein MVLRRADWRFLLRDPNPSKSVVFGEGALADAAAMISGTIVGSGESRHRNDCDLAVATEPDYKTLEEAWSYLKPGGAVYAEWILNPLSGTNDIRKKLESLGFRDVKFYLPKPSPFNSPPAMWVPLENKGAIDFVGYIDKTEDFFRRMIKGMRLFLWSLRPKLFALYPWFISLEPGKFVVCSVAVKPAGNGMLEKTAAPESLSGAGASAAGLQGVIAACSEGPGLQSGSEDASIFILSIRESIEKALLFIFSEEGLEPYMVVKIARTREPDLVLDNGARFLKEINEKFDDITGIPRILFVGRVSGLFAVAETFIGGIQSSRAVNKSNYEELAMNATSWLADFGMKSKVEASRSCVFDRIIRPELEKIEIITNQVLTPDEARRTRDIIESLELPFLVCHHGDFAPLNVHISSKGELGVVDWDDGRFHGIPAFDLIFFLTYLNFHLYRAWNSGNFLDCYRRMLDSSSFTGRIFQSCLDLYRDSLGISAEAMDRLRLLTWVTKSLGYLDTDIPRSQAIEDIKTGFSLSLWREELRRFGSLYDE